A window from Diachasmimorpha longicaudata isolate KC_UGA_2023 chromosome 5, iyDiaLong2, whole genome shotgun sequence encodes these proteins:
- the LOC135162237 gene encoding uncharacterized protein F54H12.2-like, giving the protein MDSTAVAAGDARNNNGLAARQAFTKGGKAFDLLGHLHCDVFNQDKFLMNGVELRVRLIRAKDDFCLMDDSALNYKLRIVEASLIVRRVKLSPGILIAHAKKLAKTSAKYPLTRVEVKSFVLHNGIMGETIDNAILGQLPKRIILGFVENASFNGSRKKNPFNFQNFGINFLCLNVDGRQVPTKPLQPSFTSGVCLDVEAFNTLFAGTGTHFSDHGNSISHAGYSHGFCLFAYDLTPDLSASSAGHWNLVKSGSIRIEMHALEVSTLPTISLGHGSDPVL; this is encoded by the exons atggattctactGCTGTAGCGGCGGGTGATGCGAGAAACAACAATGGGTTAGCCGCACGTCAGGCCtttactaaaggtggaaaagcctttgatctactgggacatttacattgtgacgtgttcaatcaagataagtttttgatgaatggcgtagagctacgcgttcgtcttatccgtgctaaggacgacttttgccttatggacgATAGTGCCCTGAATTATAAGCTGCGTATAGTAGAAGCCTCCTTGATTGTTCGTCGTGTCAAACTtagccctggaattttgatagctcatgctAAAAAGCTTGCAAAGACAtctgcgaaatatcctttgacacgggttgaggtcaaatcttttgttctccataatgggattatgggagagacaatagacaatgcgattttgggacagctgcctaaaagaatcatactgggatttgttgaaaatgccAGTTTCAACGGCTCGAGGAAGAagaatcccttcaactttcaaaattttgggataaactttttatgtctgaatgtcgatggacgtcaagtacctacaaaacctctgcagccaagtttcacctctggcGTCTGCCTAGATGTGGAAGCATTCAACACactatttgctggtactggaacacatttcagtgaccatggaaatagcatatcTCATGCGGGCTATTCCcatggattttgcttgttcgcgtaCGATCTGAcccctgatttatctgcaagttccgctggccattggaatctggtgaaaagtggaagtattcgcattgaa atgcatgcattggaggtgtctaccctgccgaccaTTTCCCTTGGACATGGCTCCGACCCGGTGCTATGA